In Paenibacillus kyungheensis, the following are encoded in one genomic region:
- a CDS encoding glycosyl hydrolase family 18 protein → MTRKSTFIVVMVVGIFMICTAIGWASGSKGKSIAQTKPLVLGYYTDASPAAFNKYHNYMNQMSTDTLNTDGSGNLIGSVPKQAVQQANKWKIDTFALVSNYGETDWDPEAAHDVITDPIAKKKLIAGLLQTVQQNQYRGVNLDFESLVSADRQALSTFVRDTAKVMKANGFQTMVSVPAKQKDDPKDGWSGAYDYKAIGSAVDWLQVMTYDEHGVWSEPGSSAGKEWIQSSLAFAVKQVPSNKVLMGLPAYGNDWNVTQTTQEHDDQNVMLSWKDTPALLAKYHLTGKRDNVSGSMIARYTDSQGDQHEVWYEDATSIEQKAKLSQQYNLAGVSMYAIGMEDQQFWQAVQKGVSATK, encoded by the coding sequence ATGACTAGAAAAAGTACGTTTATTGTAGTGATGGTAGTTGGTATATTTATGATTTGTACAGCGATTGGATGGGCATCTGGTAGTAAAGGCAAATCAATAGCACAGACAAAGCCACTTGTACTTGGTTATTATACTGATGCATCGCCAGCAGCATTTAATAAATATCACAATTATATGAATCAAATGTCTACAGATACATTAAACACAGATGGATCTGGCAATCTGATCGGGAGCGTTCCTAAGCAAGCTGTTCAACAAGCGAATAAGTGGAAGATCGATACATTTGCGCTTGTTTCTAACTACGGGGAAACAGATTGGGATCCAGAAGCTGCACATGACGTAATAACAGACCCTATAGCCAAGAAAAAGCTAATTGCAGGACTTTTACAAACTGTTCAACAAAATCAATATCGAGGGGTTAATCTAGACTTTGAATCTCTGGTGTCAGCAGACCGTCAAGCACTTAGCACCTTTGTACGAGATACAGCCAAAGTCATGAAAGCTAATGGATTTCAAACGATGGTATCTGTACCCGCCAAACAGAAAGATGATCCTAAAGATGGCTGGTCTGGAGCCTATGATTATAAAGCGATCGGAAGCGCAGTAGATTGGTTACAAGTGATGACCTATGATGAACATGGCGTATGGAGTGAGCCTGGTTCTTCTGCCGGCAAAGAGTGGATACAATCTTCACTCGCTTTTGCTGTAAAGCAAGTACCTTCCAATAAAGTATTAATGGGATTACCAGCATACGGTAATGATTGGAATGTTACACAGACTACACAAGAACATGATGATCAAAATGTGATGCTCAGTTGGAAAGACACTCCAGCTTTACTGGCAAAATATCATCTTACGGGTAAACGAGATAACGTTTCTGGTTCTATGATCGCACGCTATACAGATAGTCAAGGCGATCAACATGAGGTGTGGTATGAAGATGCAACAAGTATTGAGCAAAAAGCAAAACTTTCTCAGCAATACAATCTTGCCGGGGTATCTATGTATGCGATAGGTATGGAAGATCAACAGTTCTGGCAGGCAGTACAAAAAGGAGTCAGCGCAACAAAATAA
- a CDS encoding MarR family winged helix-turn-helix transcriptional regulator, which yields MTTESNEYPHPQLKLENQLCFAIYASSREMTKMYQPLLDRLGVTYSQYLVMIVLWEKQECTVKELGNALYLDSGTLTPLLKRLEAAGLIIRKRSTEDERKVHITLTEAGQNLQEEAVNIPNDVLTGTCMNTKKLEELLGEFKQLLHNIHQTNVEMANNKS from the coding sequence ATGACTACAGAATCAAATGAGTATCCACACCCGCAGTTAAAGCTTGAAAATCAACTTTGTTTTGCTATTTATGCTTCTTCTCGTGAGATGACTAAAATGTATCAGCCATTGCTAGATCGTTTGGGAGTAACTTATTCTCAATATTTAGTGATGATTGTTTTATGGGAGAAACAAGAATGTACAGTTAAAGAATTAGGAAATGCATTGTATTTGGATTCAGGTACATTGACTCCATTACTTAAACGTCTGGAAGCAGCAGGCTTAATTATTCGTAAGCGTTCTACAGAAGATGAGCGTAAAGTGCATATTACATTGACTGAAGCTGGTCAAAATTTGCAAGAAGAAGCAGTTAACATTCCGAATGATGTTTTAACCGGAACATGTATGAATACGAAGAAGCTAGAAGAATTATTAGGTGAATTTAAACAGCTACTTCATAACATTCACCAAACGAATGTCGAAATGGCGAATAACAAGTCTTAA
- the sucC gene encoding ADP-forming succinate--CoA ligase subunit beta, whose translation MNIHEYQGKQVLKQYGVVVPEGKVAFTVEEAVEAAQSLGSPVCVVKAQIHAGGRGKAGGVKVAKSLDEVRTYAQEILGKVLVTHQTGPEGKEVKRLLIEEGCDIQKEYYIGVVIDRATGRVVMMASEEGGTEIEEVAEKTPEKIFRETVDPAIGLQMFQARKLAYAINIPTKQVNKAAKFMTALYTAFIEKDCSIAEINPLVVTGDGEVIALDAKLNFDSNAIFRHPDILELRDLDEEDAKEIEASKYDLSYIALDGNIGCMVNGAGLAMATMDIIKYYGGEPANFLDVGGGATTEKVTEAFKIILSDSSVKGIFINIFGGIMRCDVIANGVVEAAKQIGLDRPLVVRLEGTNVDLGKQILAESGLNIVAADSMADGAQKIVALV comes from the coding sequence ATGAATATCCATGAATATCAGGGAAAACAAGTACTTAAACAGTACGGAGTAGTAGTACCGGAAGGTAAAGTTGCTTTCACGGTAGAAGAAGCTGTAGAAGCAGCTCAGTCACTGGGCAGCCCAGTGTGTGTTGTCAAAGCTCAAATTCACGCTGGTGGCCGAGGTAAAGCTGGCGGAGTTAAAGTAGCTAAAAGTCTAGATGAAGTACGTACGTATGCTCAAGAAATTTTGGGTAAAGTGCTTGTAACGCATCAGACAGGACCTGAAGGAAAAGAAGTAAAACGACTTCTAATCGAAGAAGGCTGTGATATTCAAAAAGAATATTACATAGGCGTTGTTATCGATCGTGCTACAGGTAGAGTCGTCATGATGGCTTCTGAAGAAGGCGGCACTGAGATTGAAGAAGTCGCTGAAAAAACACCTGAAAAGATTTTCCGTGAAACTGTAGATCCAGCTATTGGTCTACAAATGTTCCAAGCTCGCAAACTAGCATATGCAATCAATATTCCTACTAAGCAAGTGAACAAAGCAGCTAAGTTTATGACTGCCTTGTATACTGCTTTTATCGAAAAAGATTGCTCAATTGCAGAAATCAATCCGCTGGTTGTAACAGGCGATGGTGAAGTAATTGCTTTGGATGCGAAATTGAACTTTGATTCTAATGCGATCTTTAGACATCCTGATATTCTTGAACTTCGTGATCTGGATGAAGAAGATGCAAAAGAAATTGAAGCTTCTAAATACGATCTAAGTTATATCGCTCTTGATGGTAACATCGGTTGTATGGTCAACGGTGCAGGTTTAGCGATGGCTACAATGGATATTATCAAATATTATGGCGGCGAACCGGCTAACTTCCTTGACGTAGGGGGCGGTGCAACAACGGAGAAAGTAACAGAAGCTTTCAAAATTATTTTGTCCGATAGTAGTGTAAAAGGTATTTTCATTAATATATTTGGTGGTATTATGCGTTGCGATGTTATTGCTAACGGGGTAGTTGAAGCTGCCAAACAAATCGGTCTGGATCGTCCTTTAGTTGTAAGACTTGAAGGTACGAACGTAGATTTAGGTAAACAAATTCTCGCTGAATCAGGGCTAAACATCGTTGCCGCGGATTCTATGGCGGACGGAGCACAGAAGATCGTAGCTCTCGTATAA
- the sucD gene encoding succinate--CoA ligase subunit alpha, whose amino-acid sequence MSILVDKHTKVITQGITGATGLFHTKGALDYGTQMVGGVTPGKGGTDVEITLEDGKTVKLPVFNTVVEAKQKTGATASVIYVPPAFAADSILEAIDAELDLVICITEGIPVLDMVKVSRYLEGKKTVLIGPNCPGVITPGECKIGIMPGYIHKPGYVGVVSRSGTLTYEAVHQLSTRGIGQSSAVGIGGDPVKGSEFIDILKLFNEDPNTRAVIMIGEIGGTAEEEAAEWIEANMTKPVVGFIGGATAPPGKRMGHAGAIISGGKGTAAEKIAKLESCGIKVAPTPSEMGSTLVEVLEEKGLLSECTTH is encoded by the coding sequence ATGAGTATTTTGGTAGATAAGCATACAAAAGTCATCACTCAGGGTATCACCGGGGCAACAGGACTCTTTCATACTAAGGGTGCGCTAGATTACGGTACTCAAATGGTAGGCGGCGTAACACCTGGTAAAGGTGGAACTGATGTTGAGATTACACTCGAAGATGGCAAAACTGTAAAATTGCCAGTCTTTAATACAGTTGTAGAAGCTAAACAAAAAACTGGTGCTACAGCAAGTGTTATCTATGTACCTCCTGCATTTGCAGCTGATTCTATTCTTGAAGCAATCGATGCTGAACTAGATCTGGTTATCTGTATTACAGAAGGTATTCCAGTATTGGATATGGTCAAAGTATCCCGTTATCTAGAAGGCAAAAAAACAGTTCTTATCGGACCTAACTGCCCGGGTGTGATTACACCAGGTGAGTGTAAAATTGGTATTATGCCAGGTTACATTCACAAGCCAGGTTATGTAGGTGTTGTATCACGTAGTGGTACATTAACGTATGAAGCTGTTCATCAATTGTCTACTCGTGGAATTGGTCAATCGTCTGCAGTAGGTATCGGTGGAGATCCAGTAAAAGGTTCAGAATTTATTGATATTCTGAAATTATTTAACGAAGATCCTAATACACGTGCTGTTATCATGATCGGTGAGATCGGTGGTACAGCAGAAGAAGAAGCTGCAGAGTGGATTGAAGCGAATATGACGAAGCCTGTTGTAGGCTTTATCGGCGGCGCAACAGCTCCTCCAGGCAAACGTATGGGACATGCAGGCGCAATCATTTCCGGTGGTAAAGGTACTGCTGCTGAAAAAATTGCTAAATTAGAATCTTGCGGTATTAAAGTAGCACCTACTCCTTCTGAAATGGGTTCAACACTTGTTGAAGTTTTAGAAGAAAAAGGTCTTTTAAGTGAGTGTACTACGCACTAA
- the trmFO gene encoding FADH(2)-oxidizing methylenetetrahydrofolate--tRNA-(uracil(54)-C(5))-methyltransferase TrmFO codes for MSDIQKVTVIGAGLAGSEAAWQIASQGVPVTLYEMRPVVKTPAHHTNQFAELVCSNSLRSNTLANAVGVMKEEMRMLNSLVLGAADRHAVPAGGALAVDRDGFSGEITSTLHNHPLVTVVNEELQQIPTDGIVVIATGPLTSPALSQQIQSLLGEEYFYFYDAAAPIVEKDSIDMNKVYLASRYDKGEAAYLNCPMNEEEFNAFYEALIEAETAQLKDFEKEIYFEGCMPIEVMMKRGRQTALFGPMKPVGLVNPHTGELPYAVVQLRQDNAAGTLYNLVGFQTHLKWGEQRRVFSMIPGLENAEYVRFGVMHRNTFINSPKLLEDTYQLKNDHRIFFAGQMTGVEGYVESAASGLIAGMNAARLAKGQELLHLPLESTLGSMAHYITHADPDHFQPMNANFGLLPKPEKRIRNKKEKNEMLANQALESIKTFFELEQTEVTQ; via the coding sequence GTGTCAGATATTCAAAAAGTAACGGTTATTGGAGCAGGTCTTGCAGGTAGTGAAGCAGCCTGGCAAATCGCAAGTCAAGGTGTACCTGTTACCTTATACGAAATGCGTCCTGTGGTAAAAACACCAGCGCATCATACAAATCAATTTGCAGAGTTGGTATGTAGTAACTCTTTACGTTCCAATACGTTAGCGAATGCAGTAGGCGTAATGAAAGAAGAAATGCGTATGCTGAATTCGTTAGTTCTTGGAGCAGCAGATCGTCATGCCGTTCCAGCCGGTGGAGCACTTGCTGTAGATCGTGATGGATTCTCTGGTGAGATTACGTCTACACTACACAACCATCCCTTGGTGACTGTAGTTAATGAAGAATTACAACAAATTCCTACAGACGGTATTGTAGTTATTGCGACAGGCCCTTTAACATCACCTGCATTGTCGCAACAAATTCAATCACTTTTGGGTGAAGAATATTTCTATTTCTATGATGCAGCAGCTCCTATTGTAGAAAAAGATTCAATTGATATGAATAAAGTTTATTTAGCTTCGCGTTATGATAAAGGTGAAGCCGCTTACCTGAACTGCCCGATGAACGAAGAAGAGTTCAATGCGTTTTATGAAGCACTAATCGAAGCAGAAACGGCTCAATTAAAAGATTTTGAAAAAGAAATCTATTTTGAAGGTTGTATGCCTATCGAAGTGATGATGAAGCGTGGTAGACAAACAGCTTTATTTGGACCGATGAAACCAGTAGGTTTGGTTAATCCTCATACAGGTGAATTGCCTTATGCGGTTGTTCAATTGCGTCAAGATAATGCAGCAGGTACTCTTTATAATCTAGTCGGGTTCCAAACGCATTTGAAATGGGGCGAGCAACGTCGTGTATTTTCTATGATTCCTGGTCTTGAAAATGCAGAGTACGTTCGTTTTGGTGTGATGCATCGTAATACGTTTATCAATTCTCCTAAGCTGTTAGAAGATACATATCAGCTTAAAAATGATCATCGTATTTTCTTTGCCGGACAGATGACAGGTGTAGAAGGATATGTAGAATCTGCCGCATCTGGTTTGATTGCTGGTATGAATGCTGCACGTCTAGCTAAAGGGCAAGAATTGCTTCATTTACCTTTGGAGAGTACACTAGGAAGTATGGCTCACTATATTACACATGCTGATCCAGATCATTTCCAACCGATGAATGCCAATTTTGGTCTATTACCTAAACCAGAAAAACGTATTCGTAATAAAAAAGAAAAAAATGAAATGCTGGCAAATCAGGCTTTAGAAAGTATTAAAACTTTTTTTGAGCTAGAGCAAACAGAAGTTACACAATAA
- a CDS encoding organic hydroperoxide resistance protein: MLTIQQKMYETTVKAVGGRAGYIESSSPELRLDIATPKEMGGAGGAGTNPEQLFAAGYSACFDSALNMVARMQKIKHEGTEVNATVMFGKAEDGGFALAVKMDVLVKGVDREVATKLVEEAHNVCPYSRATRGNIAVELNVI, encoded by the coding sequence ATGTTAACAATTCAACAAAAAATGTATGAAACTACAGTAAAAGCAGTCGGCGGACGTGCAGGTTATATTGAATCTTCTAGTCCTGAACTTCGTTTAGATATTGCAACACCAAAAGAAATGGGTGGCGCTGGCGGTGCTGGTACTAACCCTGAACAATTATTTGCAGCAGGTTATTCTGCTTGTTTTGATAGTGCTCTAAATATGGTTGCTCGTATGCAAAAAATCAAACACGAAGGTACAGAAGTAAACGCTACTGTAATGTTTGGTAAAGCTGAAGATGGCGGATTTGCGCTAGCTGTAAAAATGGATGTTTTGGTTAAAGGTGTAGATCGTGAAGTAGCTACTAAACTGGTAGAAGAAGCTCACAATGTATGTCCTTACTCTCGTGCAACACGTGGAAACATCGCTGTTGAATTAAACGTTATCTAA
- the dprA gene encoding DNA-processing protein DprA has translation MNEKLVWLGLCEASGIGWKRMSDILQNHVDLRELPEWDAGSWRGLGMPEKVAQSLPQQLQPEYLMSKMKKYKDQGIHIITMLDEEYPTLMKETFQPPWILYAKGRLELLSSFCIGMVGTRVPTAYGRKVGELLAGEMAERGVTIVSGMARGIDSVCHDAALRVNGSTIAVLGTAIDMIYPAENRSLYHRIADQGLILSEYPIGTKSSPGLFPQRNRIISGLSYGSVVVEADARSGSLITADFAMEQNRDVFAVPGPITSPKSQGTLSLLKQGAILVTCTEDIMKEYDSSLIKRCDNPYEMKENSSEISDSNASISPFSQKFDLTTDEKTIYLILEQGDATIDELHVQSNFDFGLLHTVLLSLIIKKQISQRSGALYTLI, from the coding sequence ATGAATGAGAAATTAGTATGGCTTGGACTATGTGAAGCTTCTGGAATAGGTTGGAAAAGAATGAGCGATATATTACAGAACCATGTAGATCTGCGCGAACTGCCGGAATGGGATGCCGGAAGCTGGCGTGGATTAGGCATGCCTGAAAAAGTTGCTCAATCTTTACCACAGCAGTTACAACCGGAATATCTGATGTCCAAAATGAAGAAGTATAAAGATCAAGGGATTCATATTATTACTATGCTAGATGAAGAGTATCCTACTTTAATGAAGGAAACTTTTCAACCACCCTGGATCTTATATGCTAAAGGAAGATTAGAATTATTATCGAGCTTCTGTATAGGCATGGTTGGAACAAGGGTTCCGACAGCTTATGGTCGTAAAGTTGGTGAGTTACTTGCTGGTGAAATGGCAGAACGTGGTGTTACGATAGTAAGCGGGATGGCTCGAGGAATAGATAGTGTCTGTCACGATGCAGCGCTTAGAGTAAATGGATCAACGATCGCAGTACTAGGTACAGCTATTGATATGATTTATCCAGCGGAAAATCGTTCACTGTATCATCGAATAGCAGATCAAGGATTGATTTTGTCCGAGTATCCAATAGGAACCAAATCTTCGCCAGGTCTATTTCCACAGCGTAATCGAATTATATCGGGGCTTTCCTATGGCTCTGTTGTTGTCGAAGCAGATGCTAGAAGTGGATCGTTAATTACAGCCGATTTTGCGATGGAACAGAATCGTGATGTATTTGCTGTACCGGGTCCGATCACTTCTCCCAAAAGTCAGGGTACACTTTCTTTACTCAAACAAGGAGCCATTCTAGTTACATGTACAGAAGATATAATGAAGGAATATGATTCAAGTTTAATTAAACGGTGTGATAATCCGTACGAAATGAAAGAAAATTCCAGCGAAATTAGTGACTCCAATGCTTCAATTTCACCCTTTTCTCAAAAATTCGATTTGACAACAGACGAAAAAACGATATACCTTATATTGGAGCAGGGTGATGCAACAATCGATGAACTTCATGTTCAATCGAATTTTGATTTTGGACTTTTGCATACGGTTCTGTTATCTTTAATCATAAAAAAACAGATCAGTCAACGCTCTGGCGCGTTATATACCTTAATATAA
- a CDS encoding replication initiation protein yields the protein MKKNNLVTKSNDLIEMPLKMSVVELRIIYVLISIISPDDQEFQRYRFKISEFAKLAGVKNKNIYAQVKEYTLNLMSHPFYINENLQVNWLASAEYFPNEGIIEVEFSPKLKPYLLQLKEKFTSFRLNDILKLKSAYSMRIYELLKQYEKLGQRTLKVQRLKELLGIEDQYPVYSDFKKRVITKAQQEINKSTDIEFNYVERKSGRKVDEIVFTIKTKAKQTVTILPPTEALAAVQPHTANRLSDRLKKEFGLTTVTIQTILKSYEKEYITEILDVVKIDVLSGRVHDIPAYTVAALKNDYRKKKTELDIELDRQQALKLEKEQKSQLQQQYYSTVAEKLNQYIVDMSQEQLEIEVQAMLQSVADKDIEIITADVRDPQLMSGGYFRQYLNKKYFYHYTFDVFISEVTEHEKRTTL from the coding sequence ATGAAGAAAAATAATTTAGTTACAAAGTCTAATGATCTTATTGAAATGCCTTTAAAAATGAGTGTAGTAGAGTTACGTATTATTTATGTACTTATTAGTATTATTTCGCCTGATGATCAGGAGTTTCAACGATATCGTTTTAAGATTAGTGAATTCGCCAAATTAGCTGGTGTTAAAAACAAAAATATTTATGCCCAAGTGAAAGAATATACGCTTAATCTAATGTCGCACCCTTTTTACATAAATGAAAACTTACAAGTAAACTGGTTAGCGTCTGCTGAATACTTTCCTAATGAAGGTATTATCGAAGTAGAATTTTCACCCAAGTTAAAACCTTATCTGCTTCAGTTGAAAGAAAAATTCACTTCTTTTCGGTTAAACGATATTTTAAAATTGAAAAGTGCTTATTCGATGCGGATTTATGAACTGTTGAAACAATACGAAAAGTTAGGGCAACGAACTCTTAAAGTCCAACGTTTAAAAGAATTACTTGGTATTGAAGATCAGTATCCAGTGTACTCTGATTTTAAAAAGCGTGTAATTACCAAAGCACAGCAAGAAATCAATAAAAGTACCGATATCGAATTCAATTATGTAGAACGTAAAAGTGGTCGTAAAGTAGATGAAATCGTATTTACGATCAAAACCAAAGCCAAGCAAACAGTCACCATTCTTCCTCCTACCGAAGCATTAGCTGCTGTACAACCTCATACAGCCAATCGGTTAAGCGATCGTTTAAAAAAAGAATTTGGATTAACTACAGTCACGATTCAGACTATTCTAAAATCGTATGAAAAAGAATATATTACAGAGATTCTAGATGTGGTCAAAATAGATGTACTAAGTGGCCGTGTACATGATATTCCAGCTTATACTGTCGCTGCTCTAAAAAATGACTATCGTAAAAAGAAAACAGAACTAGATATCGAACTGGATCGACAACAAGCTCTCAAATTGGAAAAAGAACAAAAGTCCCAGTTACAACAACAATATTATTCCACAGTGGCTGAAAAGTTAAATCAGTATATTGTGGATATGAGTCAAGAACAGTTAGAGATAGAAGTTCAAGCGATGTTACAAAGTGTGGCTGACAAAGATATCGAAATCATTACTGCAGATGTTCGTGATCCACAATTAATGTCAGGTGGTTACTTTAGGCAATATTTGAACAAAAAATACTTTTATCATTATACGTTTGACGTATTTATATCAGAAGTAACTGAACATGAAAAAAGAACCACTCTATAG
- the topA gene encoding type I DNA topoisomerase gives MADTLVIVESPAKAKTIGKYLGSKYIVKASMGHVRDLPKSQIGVDVEHNFDPRYITIRGKGSILKELKDARKKVKKVYLAADPDREGEAIAWHLAHALDVGESEMCRVVFNEITKQAVKDAFKTPRQINMDLVNAQQARRILDRLVGYKISPLLWKKVKKGLSAGRVQSVAVKIIIDRENEISDFVAEEYWSITAKLTINDTTFEAKFNKLNGEKKDLHNEEEVKEILAAIGDSSFEVTNVKERERLRHPSAPFTTSSLQQEAARKLNFRAAKTMSVAQQLYEGIDLGKEGTVGLITYMRTDSTRIAASAQEEVKEFILEKYGKEFVPDEPRQYSKKAANSQDAHEAIRPTSAVRDPDSLKPLMSRDQFRLYKLIWERFAASQMSSAVLDTLSVDIAAGPTTFRAVGSKVRFQGFMKLYVEGNDDGKEEGDKFLPPLAQGDQLQKEEIEPKQHFTQPPPRYTEARLVKTLEELGIGRPSTYAPTLETIQKRGYVAIEEKKFMPTELGELVIQQMEEFFPEILNAEFTANMEQNLDHVEDGEEDWVHVLSEFYESFEKRLEFAEEEMKEIEIEDEVSDELCDKCGLPMVYKLGRFGKFLACSGFPDCRNTKPIIKDIGVTCPTCKEGHVVERRSKKGRVFYGCDRYPDCDFVSWDRPSPKPCPVCESMMVEKRNKQGVKLQCTHCDHTEMVEEPEDEALEVD, from the coding sequence ATGGCAGATACACTTGTTATTGTAGAATCACCAGCGAAAGCGAAAACAATCGGTAAGTACCTGGGCAGTAAGTATATTGTGAAAGCATCCATGGGACACGTTCGAGATTTGCCGAAAAGCCAAATCGGTGTTGATGTAGAGCATAATTTTGATCCTAGATATATCACTATTCGTGGCAAAGGCTCTATCCTCAAAGAATTAAAAGATGCCCGTAAAAAAGTAAAAAAAGTCTATCTCGCAGCCGATCCGGATCGCGAAGGTGAAGCAATTGCTTGGCACTTAGCCCATGCGCTTGATGTTGGCGAATCCGAAATGTGTAGAGTTGTTTTTAACGAAATCACCAAACAAGCAGTCAAAGATGCTTTCAAAACACCACGCCAAATTAATATGGATCTTGTTAACGCACAACAAGCGCGTCGTATATTAGATCGCTTGGTGGGTTATAAAATCAGTCCATTGTTATGGAAAAAAGTAAAAAAAGGTTTGTCCGCAGGTCGTGTACAATCTGTAGCTGTTAAAATTATTATTGATCGTGAAAATGAAATCTCTGATTTCGTAGCTGAAGAGTACTGGAGTATTACAGCGAAGTTAACGATCAATGATACTACGTTCGAAGCCAAGTTCAACAAATTGAACGGTGAGAAAAAAGACCTTCATAATGAAGAAGAAGTTAAAGAAATTTTGGCGGCTATTGGAGATTCTTCTTTTGAAGTCACCAATGTAAAAGAGCGTGAGCGTTTGCGTCATCCTTCAGCTCCATTTACTACATCTTCTTTACAACAAGAAGCCGCTCGTAAATTGAATTTCCGTGCAGCAAAAACAATGTCTGTAGCTCAGCAGTTGTATGAAGGTATTGATCTAGGCAAAGAAGGTACTGTTGGTCTTATTACTTACATGCGTACAGATTCTACTCGTATCGCTGCATCAGCACAAGAAGAAGTGAAAGAGTTTATTTTAGAAAAATACGGTAAAGAGTTTGTTCCTGATGAACCACGCCAATATTCTAAAAAAGCTGCTAATTCTCAAGATGCGCATGAAGCGATCCGTCCTACGTCTGCTGTACGTGATCCAGATTCTCTCAAACCATTAATGAGTCGTGATCAATTCCGTCTTTATAAATTGATTTGGGAACGGTTTGCGGCAAGTCAAATGTCTTCCGCAGTATTGGATACATTATCTGTTGATATTGCAGCAGGTCCTACTACTTTTCGTGCGGTAGGTTCCAAAGTACGTTTTCAAGGATTTATGAAATTATATGTTGAAGGCAATGATGATGGTAAAGAAGAAGGCGACAAATTTTTACCACCACTTGCTCAAGGCGATCAACTTCAAAAAGAAGAGATTGAACCCAAACAGCATTTCACTCAACCGCCGCCACGCTATACAGAGGCACGTCTAGTAAAAACGTTAGAAGAGTTAGGGATAGGACGACCAAGTACGTATGCACCTACACTCGAAACGATTCAAAAACGTGGTTATGTCGCGATTGAAGAAAAGAAATTTATGCCGACAGAACTGGGCGAATTGGTTATTCAGCAGATGGAAGAATTTTTCCCTGAAATATTAAATGCTGAATTTACAGCGAATATGGAACAGAACTTGGACCATGTGGAAGATGGGGAAGAAGACTGGGTTCACGTATTAAGTGAATTTTACGAATCTTTTGAAAAACGCTTAGAATTTGCTGAAGAAGAAATGAAAGAAATTGAGATCGAAGACGAAGTGTCTGACGAGCTGTGTGACAAATGTGGATTACCAATGGTTTATAAATTAGGACGCTTTGGTAAATTCCTGGCATGTTCTGGTTTCCCAGATTGTCGTAACACCAAACCGATTATTAAAGATATCGGAGTTACTTGTCCAACATGTAAAGAAGGACATGTCGTTGAACGCCGTAGTAAAAAGGGTCGGGTATTTTACGGTTGCGATCGTTATCCTGATTGTGATTTTGTATCATGGGATCGTCCATCACCTAAACCTTGTCCAGTCTGTGAATCAATGATGGTCGAAAAACGTAACAAACAAGGTGTGAAGTTGCAATGTACTCATTGTGATCATACCGAAATGGTGGAAGAACCAGAAGATGAGGCATTAGAGGTGGATTAA
- a CDS encoding sulfite oxidase-like oxidoreductase, translating to MQNKADRLKGARVPQTPELGQDMQHRLPPGQTLTESFPILHEGSVPEYDMNLWNLRIFGEVEEEQFFTFEDLQKLPVTRTVSDIHCVTRWSKFDTVWEGVKFSDLMNVLKVKSEAKYVMIHADPDYETNVALKDLMDEDVLLAWNYDDKPITAKHGGPLRMIVPKFYFWKSAKWIRGIEFMKEDRRGFWENHGFHNVADPFQEQRFSSDEYEMPEDEWKYCEAD from the coding sequence ATGCAAAATAAAGCAGATCGTCTAAAAGGCGCTAGAGTTCCTCAAACGCCTGAATTAGGGCAAGATATGCAACATCGTTTACCTCCAGGGCAGACACTTACTGAAAGCTTCCCGATTTTGCATGAAGGTAGTGTACCTGAGTATGATATGAATCTATGGAATCTACGTATTTTTGGAGAAGTAGAAGAAGAGCAGTTTTTTACATTTGAAGATTTGCAAAAGCTACCTGTTACGCGTACTGTGAGCGATATTCATTGTGTAACTCGCTGGTCTAAGTTTGATACCGTATGGGAAGGTGTTAAGTTTTCAGATTTGATGAACGTACTAAAAGTGAAATCTGAAGCCAAATATGTAATGATCCATGCTGATCCTGATTATGAGACCAATGTAGCATTGAAAGATTTGATGGATGAAGATGTATTGTTAGCTTGGAATTACGATGATAAGCCCATTACAGCCAAACATGGTGGACCACTTCGTATGATTGTGCCGAAATTTTATTTTTGGAAAAGTGCGAAATGGATACGGGGCATTGAATTTATGAAAGAAGATCGACGAGGATTCTGGGAAAATCATGGCTTTCACAATGTGGCTGATCCTTTTCAAGAACAACGTTTTTCTTCAGATGAATATGAAATGCCAGAAGATGAATGGAAGTATTGTGAAGCGGACTAA